The Pelagovum sp. HNIBRBA483 sequence ACGGGCTGACTTCTGTAAATATGGGCCAGCCGCAGCTGCACTGGCAGGAAATTCCGCTGGCGGAGGAGATGGATACGCTGGAGTTGCCAATCGAAGGCGCGCCAACCGCGACGGGAATGGGTAATCCGCATTGTACGTTCTTCGTGGAGGATGTGGCCGCGATTGACGTCGCAACCGAAGGCGCGCGGTATGAGCGTCACCCGCTCTACCCGCAGCGGACCAATGTGCAATTCGCGCAGCTTATCGGGCCGGACCATATTCGTATGCGGGTCTGGGAACGGGGCGCGGGGCTGACGCTGGCGTCCGGTTCGTCTTCTTGTGCAACGGCCGTAGCGGCCGCGCGACGCGGGCTGACGGGGCGCAAGGTGACGATTGAGCTGGATGGCGGCACGATTCATATCGACTGGCGCGAGGATGGGGTCTGGATGACCGGCCCGACCGCGCATGTGTTCGACGGGGTTTGGAACGGCTGATATGCGCCCTGCTGCCCCGAAATTCACCACTCTTGGCTGCCGACTCAACGCTTATGAAACGGAAGCGATGAAGGAGCTTGCAGCGCAGGCGGGTGTCTCTGATCTGGTGGTCGTGAATACCTGTGCGGTGACGGCAGAAGCCGTGCGCAAGGCGCGACAGGAGATTCGGAAGCTGCGCCGGGATAACCCGAATGCGCGGCTCGTCGTCACGGGCTGTGCGGCGCAAACGGAGCCGGAAACCTTTGCCAAGATGGGTGAGGTTGATCTGGTGGTCGGCAATACGGAGAAGATGCAGCCTGCCACTTGGGCCAAGCTTGCGCCTGATTTCATTGGCGAGACAGAGCCGGTGCAGGTGAATGACATCATGGCCGTTACGGAAACGGCCGGCCATCTGATTGACGGGTTTGGTACGCGGAGCCGTGCCTATGTGCAGGTACAAAACGGCTGTGACCACCGCTGCACCTTTTGCATTATTCCGTTCGGGCGGGGCAATTCGCGCTCGGTCCCTGCCGGAACGGTGGTGGATCAGATCAAGCGGCTGGTGCAGTCGGGCTACAACGAGGTCGTGCTGACCGGCGTGGACCTGACAAGCT is a genomic window containing:
- the dapF gene encoding diaminopimelate epimerase; the protein is MQNTRDNGLPFMKMHGLGNDFVVIDERGKPSRVDSELAIAMADRHRGVGFDQLAVISDSDSGADAHLTFWNADGSHSAACGNATRCIARFLMAEKQCTSLSLTTARGTLLAQDAGDGLTSVNMGQPQLHWQEIPLAEEMDTLELPIEGAPTATGMGNPHCTFFVEDVAAIDVATEGARYERHPLYPQRTNVQFAQLIGPDHIRMRVWERGAGLTLASGSSSCATAVAAARRGLTGRKVTIELDGGTIHIDWREDGVWMTGPTAHVFDGVWNG